cacacggacacacacacacacacacacacacacacacacacacacacacacacacacacacacacacacacacacacacacatacacacacacacacacacacacacacagacagacacacacacgcacacacacacacacaaacgcgcacacacacacacacacacacacacagagagagacacacagacacacacacacacacacacacacacacacacacaagcacacacacacacacacacacgcatgcacacacacacacacacacacacacacacacacacacacacacacacacacacacacacacacacacacacacacagacacacacacacacacacacacacacactgggctgatTGTTTTGTATGTCTCACAGCCTTGTCattctaacaaacaaacaaacaggcctaAAGAAAGCCAGATGAGGAGGTGAAGGATGGTGAAGGAGCAGGTGAAGGATGCTTCCAAATACACAAGTAGACAAGCTCAGGAGGGCATATAGTAAACATGCTTGTCtgttcatttgtgtttgtgtgtgtgtgtgtgtgtgtgtgtgtgtgtgtgtgtgtgtgtgtgtgtgtgtgtgtgtgtgtgtgtgtgtgtgtgtgtgtgtgtgtgtgtgtgtgtgtgtgtgtgtgtatgtgtgtatatatgtgtgtgtgtgtgtgtgggtgtgtgtgtgtgtgtgtgtgtgtgtgtgtgtgtgtgtgtgtgtgtgtgtgcgtgcgtgtgtgtgcgtgcgtgcgtgtgcgtgtgcgtgtatgtgacgTTTCTTAGCAGTGTCAGCTCGCTGTCAAGAAGGGATTCATTCATCACAGCagaagctctctgtctctcttgatatattttcttcttcttcttcacacacacacacacacacacacacacacacacacacacacacacacacacacacacacacacacacacacacacacacacacacacacacacacacacacacacacacacacacacacacacacacacacacttgttttgacTGTGCTCTTTTCtgtccccactcctctctcttattCTTCCCTCACATCTCTCTCATGTCTCATTTTCTAACTCTGTTTTTCTCCTtctcgttttttctctctctccatctccatttcttctctctccccagtctctgtCAATAAGTCTACagagacttctctctctctctctctctctctctctctctctctctctctctctctctctctctctctctcctctctctctctctctctctctctctctctctctctctctctctctctctctctctctctctctctctctctctctctctctctctctctctctctctctctctctctctctctgagtcttcttGACCTAGTTCTGTTCCCTCTATCTCAAATTCACAGTCAAATATACTGAACTCCCACTCTGTCCTTCTGGCTGCTCCGTTATGACACTTTCTCTGAACCCTGGATTCATATAACAGAATAACACCCCATGCAACACTTCTGAAAGGGATTTAAATTAATCTGAAAACATTTAGATGTTTtaattatatttttttcttaaaggtacattgtgcaggaaatggtcaaaaaaggtactgtaactatgctgctcattgaaactgggttgcctaatgccaaatttgatcttttcatgaacgtttaccaagtaataaactaatattttctagtatgacccaaaTACAGTCATCTTTTTCAGCTAAAGTGTCAATTCAGAGCAGTCACCACAGTGCAAATAGTTTGACCAGTGAGTAACACTATCCTTGCCACAAGTATGGGGTATAATGCACGCCTATAACTCCCCGCACAGTGATACAATTAAAACCTTCTGCAAAAAGTTATCTGCGACGGTCTATCACAAGAGCATTTAAAGACCTTTATCCTCTACTACTGTGGTatctgacacacaaaaaacttacATGAAGTGCCTTTATGAAGCTTTTTTCATTGATTTCCTTTTGTGCCACTATTTATGGCAGAGGACCTGTTTGGCCTCTATGCAAAGTTTCAATAAAGACATATTTCATGTCAAaatccccccccacctctctctctctctcgctctctgtctagctccatttgtctgtctgtctgtctgcttctctctctgcgtctatgtctctgtctcgctctctttccctctcagctAAAATCCTGCTTTCCACAGATCATTCCATGGCTGATGCCACCACATCAAAGAGGGAAGTGTAAGCAGGGCTTATGCCAGTGTGAACTCAATGTTGcgtacgtgctctctctctctctctctctctctctctctctctctctctctctctctctctctctctctctctctctctctctctctctctctctctctctctctctctctctctctctctctctctctctctctctctctctctctctctttttctctctctctctctttctctctctctctctctctctctctctctttttctctctttctgccggCAGTATCCTGAGCTgctctctgactgtgtgtgtgtgtgtgtgtgtgtgtgtgtgtgtgtgtgtgtgtgtgtgtgtgtgtgtgtgtgtgtgtgtgtgtgtgtgtgtgtgtgtgtgtgtgtgtgtgtgtgtgtgtgtgtgtgtgtgtgtgtgtgtgtgtggcacctacGGTATGTGTACGTAAGAGAGACTGAGATCTTCTCTAAGCTATTGTATTGATTTTGGTCTTTCAAGAGATAACCTTGAAGATGTGGCATGTTCAGATTAAGCTTAGCAGTGAAGAAAGGGGAGTGATCTCCTCCGTGTAAATGCCTCTTTATTCCTCTCCGTCagagggctgcacacacacacatgcacacacacatgcacacacacacacacatacacacacacacatgcagacacacacacacacacatgcacacgcacacacatgcacacacgcatgcacacacacacgcagacacacaaaaactAGGCCTACCTAGCATCCATTTTGATATTTTCTCACGCATTTTCTTCTGTTTTCTCCACGCGTCCTCCCGTTTTCTCTTGTACCTGTCCATGGCATTCAAGTCTCACGTGGTGTGGCCACTGGCATTCCTGCTCTTTTCTGACTGGTGCTGTGTTGAATGTGTTTTGTCAATGCTCGTGTCTACcaggctgtttgtgtgttgttgttgccaggatttgtgtgtgcttgttgtcaGGTGTTGGGGTTTAGGAATAAGGATTTCATTGAGTGATGTGTTTTAATCTGAGGGTGTAATGACTATGATAAATGTCTCCTTCAGTCTCCCCACTACATCTTAGCACTCACCCGACTcatcctagcctagaaatctagacgaccCCTAGTGGCTGCAAATTGAATTTTgctgtagggcagtggttcccaacctttttcttaagggacccatgtttttactattgtaagctttggtgacccaaccacgcgagcgccagCACGAGacgggagtcacaagatgccctccgtttcctgcgaaaacttattttagttattttattcctcaattcgtctttggtcaaatatagaataaatgtttgatgtagcacttacaatttgttgcgtctatgcatttattagttaaatgctttgtcttttattcaacatgggctatatatatttaaaacgaaaccccttaaaatcaagagggctccgcgaccccctgtggatctttggcgacccataaggggggtcccgacccataggttgggaaccactgctgtagggggCTCGCTACGCTACACTCATCCCCCATTGGTATGAAATGTGAAATATGAATGACACTAATGCGTTTGGGTCTGGACTGGGACGACCTCATGATTACACCACCTGCCTCAGCCGCCCTTCTACCCTGCCTTGCCTTATAAGCCGCCTCACCCCATCCACCCACTTCCTGAGGTGTCACTGGTAGTAGCCCcgtagctctttcagtgccattgacttgaaaacgagtcttttcagaatgtatggcacagtgccaaagacatgatatcaagtcaattgcgtttttcatGGGGGGTgtggcctaacacgttgatctggtatgtttgttgttcacatggacaaagaactcaattttttatggctcttaaaaaatcactcaaacgttgaaaaaatcCTTCACCCCCCAGTctaaatttgaaaatggctggcactcaatgagttgtTAATGCACGCCgtgcctcctgtggcacactgcaaTAGACAATGAAAGTTaactagtactacactactatgacagtgcacggggcctttagtaatacattacgacttggtaattgccattctggtaacagctaatttataatgccgtgtcttaaggggttaaaatattACTGTTGCTGATGCTACTGGGTTTGGGCATCATCATGTGATGGCCTACTTACATGTGTAATATGCATTGATTTTATCTTCAGTTTCTGAAGTGTGATTGTGCATTATATGTACATTTTatgagttttttgttttttaaatcagcTAGAGATGATTCCAGGCTGAGTAATGAAATGTGACGAAATGAACAGTAAATGAAACTTTCTTGCTTTTGCTATGTCCTTGTGTTTGAGGTGGCGGTGTCGGTGCTGCTGGTGGCGTTGTGCTAGTGCTAGGTCCAGCAGGGTTTGCTGTGGGCATGGCATGCCCTCGCCACTGCATCCAGTGATGCCAGTCTGGCTAATGAAACAGGCCATTTACAGTAAATAATAAAACTGTGCCTTGTTAGCTAGTTTTATTATTTACTGTAAATGGCCTGTTTCAATGCATGTTACACATGTGAGTAGGCCATCACATGATGCCCAGACCCAGTAGCATCAGCAACAGTAatactttaaccccttaagacacggcattataaattagctgttaccagaatgtcaatgaccaagtcgtaatgtattactaaaNGCCTGGGCACTGGGCCACTATGTAGgtgatttcccgatccttccccgtctctttctcccatctcgtttcctgtcatctcccactgtcctgtctgaaaaataataaaatccccaaaaatatgcatgtgtttttatgcacatgttttttttttaactgtgcccTGTCTTCCTCTGTCCTTGTGTTTCAGGTGGCGGTGCAGTGCCTCTGCTGCTGATGACACTGTGCTGGTGCGGCCAGCACGGGTCGCTGTGGGCGTGCCCGCACCACTGCATCTGCTACACCTCGCCCAGCACGGTCAGCTGCCAGGCGCACAACTTCCTGGCGGTGCCCGAGGGCATCCCCGAGGGCAGCGAGCGCGTCTTCCTGCAGAACAACAAGATCCAGCGGCTGCTGCGCGGCCACTTCGGGCCCTCCGCCGTCACGCTCTGGCTCTACTCCAACAACGTCTCCTACATCCAGCCCAGCACCTTCACGGGCCTGGcccgcctggaggagctggacctgggGGACAACCGGCACCTGCGCTCCCTGGCCGTGGACACCTTCCGCGGGCTGGGCCGCTTGCACGCGCTGCACCTGTACGCTTGCGGACTCATACACCTGCCCTCCGGGATCTTCCAGGGCTTACACAACCTGCAGTACCTCCACTTACAGGTAGGGAGGGCTTGAAACTGTATGTTGATTTAGTACAGTATGAAATTATAGTGGCACtaatggccctgccatggccaaccggtggggcacctGCCATGTGGctccgcttcctgtccacctcttacactgtcctttcaaattaagtccaaaaaagacacacacaaaaaaagaaattacAGTGGCACAAAGTGCTTACACAAACTGCAGTACCTGCATCTATAGGTAGGTATCAGTGACATTGTATATTATGCAGGTAATGCTCATTTATTTAGTGTGATACAGTATGAAATGAATGATTGCTTAACAACCTGCAGTACCTGCACCTGCAGGTAGGGGCTGTACTAGAGGGTGCTGCACTGTGTGTTGTCTCTGCCCCATTAATTGCTACCACTCGTTTTTGCCCCTCGGCACTCGGCCCGAAAATTCAGCTTTGCGGTTGCGCATCAATGTAGGATTTCTCAAAACTGTAAAAAGTGAGGGGAAGTGCTGGAGttcatgtgtatttgtatgtgccatgagtaaaaaaaatggaaaactGAAACTGCTGTTCACAatatattgtgtgcgtgtgtgtttgtgtttgtgtgtgtgtgtgtatgtgtttgtacgtgtgtgtgtgtgtgtgtgtgtgtgtgtgtgtgtgtgtgtgtgtgtgtgtgtgtgtgtgtgtgtgtgtgtatgtgtttgtacgtgtgtgtgtgtgtgtgtgtgtgtgtgtgtgtgtgtgcctgtgcctgcgtgcgtctctgcatgtgtgtgtgtgtgtgtgtgtgtgtgtgtgtgtgtgtgtgtgtgtgtgtgtgtgtgtgtgtgtgtgtgtgtgtgtgtgtgtccagaataACGAGCTGGAGTTCCTGGAGGACGACCTGTTCATCGACCTGCTGAACCTCAGCCACCTCTTCCTGCACGGCAACCGGCTGTGGAGCCTGCACCAGAACACCTTCCGCGGCCTGGGCGCACTGGACCGCCTCCTGCTCCACCAGAACCGGCTGCAGTGGGTGGACCGGCTGGCCTTCCACGACCTGCGGCGCCTCACCACCCTCTACCTGTTCAACAACTCGCTGACGGAGCTGCCCGCCGAGAGCCTGGCGCTGCTGCCCGCCCTGGAGTACCTGCGGCTCAACGCCAACCCGTGGGAGTGCGACTGCAAGGCGCTGCCGCTCTGGGACTGGCTGCAGAGGTTCCGCGGCTCGGCGTCGGACGCCGTGTGCGTGGCGCCGCCCGAGCAGAGCGGGAAGGACCTGCGGAGCATGAAGAAGGAGGAGCTGCCCCGGTGTGGcgttggtggaggtggaggaggaggaggaggaggaggtggtggagggtttGGGGTGGAGTCCCTCAGTCAGGGGAtggatggagatggtggtggtggcggtggtggtgtgggtgtgggtggaggtgTTGGGGGGGGCAGGAGACGGCACCACGGCGACCAGCAGCGTCACCACCAGCTCCAGCACCAGAACCCCCACCTGCCCCATCAGGACCAGCACGCCGTGCCCCTCCCCTCGCCGCTCCCccggcccccctcctcctcctccaccaccaccaaggcGGCCCGCAGCCCGCGGAACTGCACCCGGCGTGGTGGCGGTGGGGGTCGGAAGTCCAAGGCCCAGAATGAGGTCACCTCGGCCAAGGAGGAGGCCTGGGGTAAGGACGGCTACGAGGGCAATCAGAGGCAAGGGGGCAAGTACCACCACGCCTCCACCCCCGCAACAGGGTTAGGGGGGGCTCCCTCTCGCCGCAAGAACAGGTGCCACCCCCGGACTTCCGTGGGACCCCCTAGCGGGGTGCAGCAGCAGCCCAACCGAGGGCTCACTGTTTGTGGGGTGAGCATGGCTCTGACCTCCCTGAGTTTTGCACTCTGGCTTTGGCTCTTTGTGGTACTGCGCTGacaccaccaaacacacaaaactatcacacaaacacacagttgtgtgtgtacacatgtgctcaaagacacacaaatcaatgcaatcacacactcacgtgtgtgtgtatgtgttcagcaaaatacaggcacacacaatggCATTCATGgtgataatgtgtgtgtacaagtaaTTGCCCTCGTTGTACGTATCGgtcagtgtgtgtgatgttatACAGTAGTTTGTGAGGTGGATCCTAGCCCATGAACTGCTAAGagacatataaatacacacacacggacacataaatacacacacggacacatacagaacagaacattcgcacagagacacacacacacacacacacagtgtgggtaCTATTCTTTAtcctgtatgggtgtgtgcattgTGAAATGAGGTTGAGGAGTCCAGGTTACGAAGCTATGTGGACTGCTGATGGACTAATTGCTCATGACACAGCTGATGGAGGACTTGTACCTTTATGTCAGCCTTGATGGAGGCCACATTCCACTTCTTCTTtgttgtctttctctatccctttttctctcgctcactctcattgtgtctgtctgtctctcgcgcacgctctctctttctctgtctgtctctctgtctgtcttgctgtctgtctctctatctatctatctatctatctatctatctatctatctatctatctatctatctatctatctatctatctatctatctatctatctatctatctatctgtcttcctctccccccccctctctctctccatttctctgtctgtatctcacgTATGTCTGCATTGTGTATCATGGTCAGCATAGTAAAGTTGCAAGAAACTGCAGTTCTTTTTGAAGCTTGA
This window of the Engraulis encrasicolus isolate BLACKSEA-1 chromosome 7, IST_EnEncr_1.0, whole genome shotgun sequence genome carries:
- the LOC134451855 gene encoding reticulon-4 receptor-like 1, whose amino-acid sequence is MVKEQVKDASKYTSGGAVPLLLMTLCWCGQHGSLWACPHHCICYTSPSTVSCQAHNFLAVPEGIPEGSERVFLQNNKIQRLLRGHFGPSAVTLWLYSNNVSYIQPSTFTGLARLEELDLGDNRHLRSLAVDTFRGLGRLHALHLYACGLIHLPSGIFQGLHNLQYLHLQNNELEFLEDDLFIDLLNLSHLFLHGNRLWSLHQNTFRGLGALDRLLLHQNRLQWVDRLAFHDLRRLTTLYLFNNSLTELPAESLALLPALEYLRLNANPWECDCKALPLWDWLQRFRGSASDAVCVAPPEQSGKDLRSMKKEELPRCGVGGGGGGGGGGGGGGFGVESLSQGMDGDGGGVGGGRRRHHGDQQRHHQLQHQNPHLPHQDQHAVPLPSPLPRPPSSSSTTTKAARSPRNCTRRGGGGGRKSKAQNEVTSAKEEAWGKDGYEGNQRQGGKYHHASTPATGLGGAPSRRKNRCHPRTSVGPPSGVQQQPNRGLTVCGIMYVSRSAQPSV